In the Halobacteriovorax sp. GB3 genome, TGTCTTAACGTTAAGAACTTTTACATTGTAAAGTTTCTCAACTGCATTCTTGATTTGGTACTTGTTAGCTTTTACGTTAACAACAAATCCGTATCTATTATAATTTTCGTTTGCAATTGATGACTTTTCTGTGATCAATGGCTTAACTAATACTTCTTCTAGATGCATCATAATTACACCAACTTGTTTAATAGGGTTTCTAATGCTTCTTTTTCAATTACAAGGTTTTCAAATTTAACAGCTTCATAAACGCTGAAACCTTCAACCGCCATGCCTTTACCTTGTTTAAGGTTTTTAGCAGCTCTTAGCGCTAGGTCATCTTTGTTTGCTGTTACAACCAATGCAGGAAGAAGCCCTTTCCCGTTTAATAGGTTATACATTTCTTTTGTCTTACCATTGCTTTCTAGTTTTTCAACAACAGTAAGTTTCCCTGCTTGAAGCTTATCTGCAAGAACAGATTGAATAGCTTTAGCAGCAACTTTTTTGTTAACTTTTTGAGTGTAATCTCTCGGAGTTGGACCAAAGACAGTTCCACCGCCAACCATCAGAGATGATCTTGTTGAACCTTGTCTTGCACGGCCTGTTCCCTTTTGCTTAAATGGCTTAGCACCACCACCGCTTACTTGAGATCTACCTTTTGTACAAGCGTTTCCTTGTCTTCTACCAGCTAATGTAGCTTTAACTACCTGGTGAACTACAGGAACGTTGATATCTTCAGCAGTTAGTGCAACTTCAGTAGATAATTTCCCTGAAGCCTCTAACTTTGTATTTAATACTGTAATATCAGTCATTGTTACTTCCTCTCGTTTTTATTAC is a window encoding:
- the rplW gene encoding 50S ribosomal protein L23 — its product is MMHLEEVLVKPLITEKSSIANENYNRYGFVVNVKANKYQIKNAVEKLYNVKVLNVKTNITPGKLKRIGKGVSKTPKLKKAYIQLSEGQKIEFFSGV
- the rplD gene encoding 50S ribosomal protein L4, giving the protein MTDITVLNTKLEASGKLSTEVALTAEDINVPVVHQVVKATLAGRRQGNACTKGRSQVSGGGAKPFKQKGTGRARQGSTRSSLMVGGGTVFGPTPRDYTQKVNKKVAAKAIQSVLADKLQAGKLTVVEKLESNGKTKEMYNLLNGKGLLPALVVTANKDDLALRAAKNLKQGKGMAVEGFSVYEAVKFENLVIEKEALETLLNKLV